The following coding sequences are from one Triticum aestivum cultivar Chinese Spring chromosome 5A, IWGSC CS RefSeq v2.1, whole genome shotgun sequence window:
- the LOC123108008 gene encoding BTB/POZ and MATH domain-containing protein 3-like — protein sequence MAEHCKISVAMASEERSFVLKVSEYSRAKALLKNGEAVTSTPFSVGGHDWALRYYPNGNKGSADFISLFLVLLESADAKDVKAKFMLCVLNKNGQPLPSYSRTFPMGTFSGEGDSWGYHNFIKKADLEGSQLLKDDCLTITCDVTVIKEIHGEEETRVPPSDLHQHLGDLLNSKDAADLTFQVGGQTLSAHRCVLAARSSVFKAELLGAMKESSAVSPIEIHDMEADVFKSLLHFIYTDLVPSVLDVVIASHLLVAADRYNIVRLKLICEEKLCNHIDSKMVATSLALAEQHGFHRLKEACLQFLASPSNFKAMMASGGYEHLKSSCPSVLKELIARILPAEWDVAKDMVMEI from the coding sequence ATGGCGGAGCATTGCAAGATCTCTGTTGCCATGGCATCCGAGGAAAGGTCGTTTGTGCTCAAGGTAAGTGAGTACTCAAGAGCCAAGGCACTACTGAAGAACGGCGAGGCCGTGACCTCTACTCCTTTCAGTGTTGGCGGACACGACTGGGCCTTGAGATATTACCCAAACGGCAACAAGGGTTCTGCCGATTTCATATCTCTTTTTCTAGTATTACTCGAATCTGCCGATGCCAAAGATGTCAAGGCGAAATTCATGCTCTGTGTACTTAATAAGAATGGACAACCGCTGCCTTCATACAGCCGTACGTTCCCTATGGGTACCTTCTCAGGCGAAGGTGATAGCTGGGGTTACCATAACTTCATCAAGAAGGCTGATCTAGAAGGATCACAGCTTCTGAAAGATGACTGTCTCACCATCACGTGCGATGTCACTGTCATAAAGGAGATCCACGGCGAAGAAGAAACAAGGGTTCCTCCAAGCGACTTGCACCAACATCTCGGCGACCTCCTCAACAGCAAGGATGCGGCAGACCTGACCTTTCAAGTCGGCGGACAGACACTCTCTGCTCACAGGTGTGTCCTCGCTGCTCGCTCATCCGTCTTCAAGGCGGAGCTCCTTGGCGCTATGAAGGAGAGTTCTGCCGTTAGTCCTATTGAAATTCATGACATGGAAGCTGATGTGTTCAAGTCCTTGCTCCACTTTATATACACCGATTTGGTTCCTTCTGTGCTTGATGTGGTGATAGCCAGCCATCTGCTCGTAGCGGCTGACAGATACAACATCGTCAGGCTGAAGCTGATATGCGAGGAGAAATTGTGTAATCACATTGATTCCAAAATGGTAGCCACCAGTTTGGCTTTAGCAGAGCAGCATGGTTTCCATCGTCTCAAAGAGGCTTGTTTGCAGTTCCTTGCCTCTCCTTCCAATTTCAAGGCTATGATGGCAAGCGGCGGTTATGAGCATCTCAAGTCTAGCTGCCCATCGGTTCTCAAGGAGCTCATAGCTAGAATCCTCCCGGCTGAATGGGACGTGGCAAAGGATATGGTCATGGAAATTTAG